A genomic window from Leptolyngbya sp. BL0902 includes:
- a CDS encoding VCBS domain-containing protein, with translation MTSSIEFAPTSSEWVNLPRTGDTNKGATDGVWTANASDLVGNDANPYLQIQADGNGNIAFKVLAEPQSGNFKALMGIFVDVDGDGSPDFTIQLDVVNVTGGYTVGQLQFIPILTGITAEANTRPNNTVIPAANSGTYFNLKDGSQTQPDNVRVFGFGTGADGFLNSDVDGDGSRENYYVFSFSLAQLDTFRNLVANTYNGGTANSVYKEIPQWPTDQTRIYAAGLTASNSLNAINGDIGGGPYTTSSTWRDIFGYQPPLPPIAANDAATVLEDGGPVTGNLLANDSDPNNDPLRVSQFVLNGTTYTLNAGNPSQTVILAGVGTFTLGQDGSYSFTPIANYAGPVPLVTYTVSDGALSSTATLAISITPVNDAPTAASSTLTINEDTGYAFSANDFGFADPNDTPANGFQSVVITTLPTAGTLTLNGVAVIAGQEISVANLANLVYTPGQDENGNGYASFTFQVRDNGGTANGGTDLSAPSTITFDVTPVNDAPVANVDTAIAREEGFNTNTSTVITPGINPSGNVLDNDTDVDAGDTKTVASIFNPVTGNGGSPVAGSTSTSSAIVITGAYGNLVLGADGSYIYEVDNANPTVQALRLQTDTLTETFTYTVRDAAGATSTSTLTVTIQGANDAPVANDDFNFATGTAGSMGTEVVSGNVLTNDTDVDAGDTKALAGTSASANGTSPGATVTTTITLASVLGIEVGRFVRYSSDGSTLKDAGGNNITVTAINGNTVTLSGGGTTSAVSNGLSLLFATVPTGNGTTPVTTTVSSFVSATAPSNTINLSAIDGTVVAGMTITGIDAGGNAFTRTVTAVTSNSITIDGAALSVSTTSPALSFTNTISGPVTLIGQFGTLSLNHGGVAGAYVYTPNNGLAAGTYADTFNYTMQDALGATSSATLTINLQVQPAPPTANPDIATAIEVGNGIAGTNPSGNVITGPGGVDVGSTLSVQRAWASTTTTETNVGTNTVINGQYGTLTISSTGEYTYTLNNTLPAVEALRTATDTLTETFFYRLTNGTQTDVTTLTITIQGSNDAPIATADTATATEAGGTDNTVPGFNPSGNVLANDTDVDAGDTKTVSAASVGAGALTNLSGGTITLTGTYGNLVLNADGSYTYTLRNGDANVNALAAGQSVNDVFTYQMQDTAGALSTSTLTITVNGANDAPINTTPASITAAEGIATSIVGISVGDPDNNPSQTLTSELATVRLTVNHGSLTIGNLNGATISSGGNGTATLTLSGTQEQINAALATLSYQGDAYFSGSDSLTVVSTDGLGLSDTSTIALNVTPDNRALTVSSPTVNEASPYAVFTVDGVVGQKVGLSLTGLTATLGADFSPNLEYWDGTKWAAYTGVPVEIPGTNPGGSASGGQLFVRTAILDDEAFEGSETFRLTATNTAGTQYNGTGTIRDDGTGLIFNNNGVSDGSANGSVTKDDDRPLTVSSPTVNEASPFIIFEVGGAANQWVQLALNGGSATLGTDFGDTLQYWNGTAWVNYTANSLIQLPNSGPLLVRTTITNDGTYEGAENFGLTATNTGGGVTQGIGTIVDDGTGEKFTGDVDGNGNPVKETTGLDNDLRVDVVAAGPVNEASPYAFFTVTGTAGENLFLTLGNTAITTDQDATISGFTVEYSIDGGTTWLTYSTGDDDYSVPVIPGSGSVLVRVNIASESDTVFEGPETFTLTGSIATGAGATSTATTTIVDNGTGVKYPGTLTGSIPTTDTTNLDDDRALAVNSITVNEASPFAVFTVTGVAGQQVQLALANGTATSPADFGTALEYWNGSAWVSYTPGSFVAIPAGGTTLLVRNPIVNDATFEGPETFTLTATNTGGTGNSGTATIVDNGTGVKFPGTVTGGVPTTDTTNLDDDRALAVNSITVNEASPFAVFTVTGVAGQQVQLALANGTATSPTDFGTALEYWNGSAWVSYTPGSFVAIPAGGTTLLVRNPIVNDATFEGPETFTLTATNTGGTGNSGTATIVDNGTGVKFPGTVTGGVPTTDTTNLDDDRALAVNSITVNEASPFAVFTVTGVAGQQVQLALSDGTATSPADFGAALEYWNGSAWVSYTPGSFVAIPAGGTTLLVRNPIINDATFEGPETFTLTATNTGGTGNTGTATIVDNGTGVKYPGTLTGGVPTTDTTNLDDDREFGVSSIVVNEASPYAVFTITAEPGKQVTLALSDGTATSPADFGTALEYWNGTAWVNYTAGTLITISASRTLLVRNPLVNDTTFEGPETFTLAATNDLGAVVTGTATIVDDGTGVKYPGTVTGGLPTADTTNLDDDRELAVNSITVNEASPFAVFTVTGGAGQQVQLALSDGTATSPADFGTALEYWNGSAWVSYAPGSFVAIPAGGTTLLVRNPIINDATFEGPETFTLTATNTGGTGNTGTATIVDNGTGVKYPGTVTGGVPTTDTTNLDDDRELGVNNITVNEGSPYAVFTVTGEAGKGITLALVDGAAKISDDYGPGLEYWNGTSWENYSAGAVITLPLSRTLLVRTAILNDSIFEGPETFSLTATNDVGTVATGTATVVDDGTGVKFPDMAPDPSGNPVTNTTNLDNDLRVNVAAIGPVNEASPYAFFTVTGTVGQPLSLALGNTATTADKDATIGGFTMQYSTDGGATWQLYSKPPIIPSSGTVLVRVNITSEADTTFEGPETFTLTGRIATGAGATSTATATIVDNGTGSRYPGTVTGGVPNRTTINLDDDRLLSVNNITVNEASPYAVFTVTGATGQQVKLALAGGTATPGADFGTALQYWNGTSWVNYTANSFVPIPPGGTTLLVRTTIINDTLFEGAETFRLTATNTGGTGRTGTATIRDDGAGVKYPGTVSGGVPVTNTTNLDNDSSPVNVPPVTVGTIANRTNNDGATIAPLDIRSFFRDPNGDRLTYSVRGLPTGLRLDPATGIISGTINRSASQGGSNGLYTTVITANDGKGGTTSQTFTWQVSNPLPIAVNDRASVTEDRVLRATGNLMANDRDPDGDPISVINVRGNTTGRVVGTYGTLVWGANGTYTYTLNNALASVQRLGAGQTVNDVFAYTIRDRDGGTARANLTVAVNGTNDAPLLDLNGSLAGTGHTTTYNAALGRVAIAPTTVRITDADSPRLVSATITLTNRLNGNAERLVAGLLPPGITARAYNPTTGQLVLTGSATLAAYQAAIAAITYQNTALYPSRQNRTIQVVVNDGRANSNLATTVVRWSNEFYGTNGNDIINGSSGSISGLSSTNVFYAGGGDDIVNGGSNVDLIYGGTGNDILNGGGGNDRVYGEAGDDILNGGTGDDYLNGGTGNDILNGGSGNDTLIGGAGNDILNGGSGNDILVGGPGSDRLTGGQGRDIFRFNAVSEGLDTITDFEILQDRIDLSQIAGLRWGNVGFQQRGSDTLLSVTMGGQNQPLATLLNVNANTLTAQHVILPGQV, from the coding sequence ATGACGAGTTCTATTGAGTTTGCGCCTACCTCTTCTGAATGGGTAAATCTACCGCGCACGGGCGATACCAATAAGGGGGCTACCGATGGCGTGTGGACGGCCAATGCCTCGGATTTGGTGGGGAATGACGCGAACCCCTACCTGCAAATCCAGGCCGACGGCAACGGCAACATTGCCTTCAAGGTGCTGGCGGAACCCCAGTCGGGCAACTTCAAGGCGCTGATGGGGATTTTTGTGGACGTGGATGGCGACGGCAGCCCCGACTTCACCATTCAGTTGGATGTGGTCAACGTCACGGGTGGCTATACCGTGGGCCAACTCCAGTTCATCCCCATTCTGACGGGCATCACCGCCGAGGCCAACACTCGACCCAATAACACGGTGATTCCGGCGGCCAACTCTGGCACCTACTTCAACCTCAAGGACGGCAGCCAAACTCAGCCCGACAATGTGCGTGTGTTTGGCTTTGGCACCGGGGCGGATGGGTTCCTAAATTCCGACGTGGACGGCGACGGTAGCCGTGAAAACTACTACGTTTTTAGCTTCAGCTTGGCCCAGTTGGATACGTTCCGTAACCTGGTGGCCAATACCTATAACGGCGGCACAGCCAACTCGGTTTACAAGGAAATCCCCCAGTGGCCGACGGATCAGACCCGGATCTATGCGGCGGGTCTGACGGCCTCTAATAGTTTGAACGCCATCAACGGTGATATTGGCGGTGGCCCCTATACCACCAGCAGCACTTGGCGGGATATTTTTGGCTATCAGCCGCCCCTGCCCCCCATTGCCGCCAACGATGCGGCCACGGTATTAGAAGACGGTGGCCCTGTCACAGGCAACCTGCTGGCCAACGACAGCGACCCCAACAACGACCCCCTGCGGGTGAGCCAGTTTGTCCTCAACGGCACCACCTACACCCTCAATGCGGGCAACCCCTCCCAGACGGTTATCCTGGCAGGCGTTGGCACCTTCACCCTTGGCCAAGACGGCAGCTACAGCTTTACCCCCATTGCCAACTATGCGGGGCCAGTGCCCCTGGTGACTTACACCGTGTCCGATGGGGCGTTGTCTAGCACCGCCACCCTGGCCATTAGCATCACCCCCGTCAACGATGCCCCCACCGCTGCCAGCAGTACCCTCACCATCAACGAAGACACGGGCTATGCCTTTTCGGCCAATGACTTTGGCTTTGCCGACCCCAACGATACCCCCGCCAACGGCTTCCAAAGCGTCGTCATTACCACCCTACCCACCGCTGGCACCCTCACCCTCAACGGTGTTGCAGTAATCGCAGGGCAAGAAATTAGCGTAGCTAACCTGGCTAACCTGGTCTACACCCCAGGGCAGGATGAAAACGGCAACGGCTACGCCAGCTTTACCTTCCAGGTGCGAGACAACGGCGGCACCGCCAACGGTGGCACGGATCTCTCTGCCCCCAGCACCATTACCTTTGACGTGACCCCGGTGAACGATGCCCCGGTGGCCAATGTAGACACCGCCATCGCCCGCGAAGAGGGGTTCAATACCAATACCAGCACGGTCATCACCCCCGGCATTAACCCCAGCGGCAATGTGCTGGATAACGACACCGATGTGGATGCGGGCGACACCAAAACCGTCGCTAGTATCTTTAACCCGGTGACGGGTAACGGTGGCTCTCCAGTCGCAGGCAGTACCTCAACCTCAAGCGCCATCGTCATCACTGGCGCATACGGCAACTTAGTCCTTGGGGCCGACGGCAGCTACATCTACGAAGTAGACAACGCCAACCCCACGGTGCAAGCCCTGCGCTTGCAGACCGACACCCTCACCGAAACCTTTACCTATACGGTGCGCGATGCCGCTGGGGCCACCTCCACCAGCACCCTCACTGTCACCATTCAAGGGGCCAACGACGCCCCCGTTGCCAACGACGACTTCAACTTTGCGACCGGAACCGCAGGCTCGATGGGCACTGAGGTTGTTAGCGGCAACGTTCTCACTAACGACACCGATGTGGATGCGGGGGATACCAAAGCCCTAGCAGGTACAAGCGCCAGCGCCAATGGCACCTCTCCTGGGGCAACCGTCACCACAACAATTACCCTGGCCAGCGTGCTCGGTATTGAGGTGGGGCGGTTTGTCCGCTACAGCAGCGATGGTTCGACACTAAAGGATGCTGGTGGCAATAACATTACTGTCACCGCCATTAACGGCAATACCGTTACTCTATCTGGCGGAGGCACGACTTCTGCTGTCAGTAACGGCTTAAGTCTACTATTTGCCACGGTGCCCACTGGAAACGGTACCACTCCGGTTACAACCACGGTAAGCTCCTTTGTCTCGGCCACGGCTCCCAGCAACACCATTAACCTAAGTGCTATTGATGGCACGGTGGTTGCCGGAATGACCATCACGGGCATCGATGCCGGGGGCAATGCCTTCACCCGCACCGTGACGGCGGTAACGAGTAACTCCATCACCATCGACGGAGCAGCCCTCAGCGTTAGCACAACCAGTCCGGCCCTGAGCTTTACCAATACCATCAGTGGCCCCGTCACCCTCATTGGGCAATTTGGCACCCTCAGCCTCAACCACGGGGGCGTTGCCGGGGCCTATGTCTATACCCCCAACAATGGCCTAGCCGCAGGTACCTACGCCGACACCTTTAACTACACCATGCAGGATGCATTGGGGGCCACCAGTTCGGCCACCCTCACCATCAACCTTCAGGTGCAGCCCGCCCCGCCCACCGCCAACCCTGATATCGCGACGGCCATTGAAGTTGGTAACGGGATTGCGGGAACGAATCCGTCGGGTAACGTAATTACAGGCCCCGGCGGCGTGGATGTGGGGTCTACCCTGTCTGTGCAGCGGGCCTGGGCGTCTACCACCACCACCGAAACAAACGTTGGCACGAACACCGTCATCAATGGCCAATACGGCACCCTGACTATCAGCAGCACTGGCGAGTATACCTATACGCTGAACAACACCCTGCCAGCGGTTGAGGCGCTGCGTACCGCCACCGATACCCTTACCGAAACCTTCTTCTATCGGTTGACCAACGGCACCCAAACCGACGTCACCACCCTGACGATTACGATTCAGGGCAGCAACGATGCCCCCATTGCCACCGCCGATACGGCCACGGCCACCGAAGCCGGGGGCACGGACAACACCGTACCGGGCTTTAACCCCAGTGGCAATGTGTTGGCCAACGACACCGATGTGGACGCGGGGGATACCAAAACGGTATCAGCGGCGAGCGTGGGGGCAGGCGCACTCACCAACCTGTCGGGGGGCACCATTACCCTCACGGGTACCTACGGCAACCTGGTACTGAATGCCGATGGCAGCTACACCTACACCCTGAGAAATGGAGACGCCAACGTCAATGCCCTCGCCGCTGGGCAAAGCGTCAACGATGTCTTTACCTACCAGATGCAGGATACGGCGGGAGCCCTATCCACCAGCACCCTCACCATCACCGTCAATGGGGCCAACGATGCTCCGATAAACACCACGCCTGCCTCCATTACTGCCGCCGAGGGCATTGCTACGTCAATTGTGGGGATTAGCGTGGGCGACCCCGACAACAACCCCAGCCAAACCCTGACCAGCGAACTCGCAACCGTGCGGTTGACGGTTAACCATGGTTCCCTGACCATCGGCAACCTGAACGGGGCTACCATTAGCAGCGGGGGTAACGGTACCGCCACCCTCACTCTCTCCGGCACCCAGGAGCAAATTAACGCCGCTCTCGCCACCCTAAGCTACCAGGGAGATGCCTACTTCAGCGGATCCGATAGCCTCACGGTGGTCTCTACTGATGGGCTGGGCCTGAGCGATACCAGCACCATTGCCCTCAACGTCACCCCCGATAATCGCGCCCTCACCGTCAGCAGCCCCACCGTCAATGAAGCCTCACCCTATGCGGTGTTTACCGTCGATGGCGTGGTTGGGCAAAAGGTGGGCCTCTCCCTCACGGGCCTCACCGCTACCCTGGGTGCAGACTTCTCCCCCAACCTGGAATACTGGGACGGCACCAAATGGGCGGCCTACACTGGGGTGCCTGTAGAGATTCCCGGCACCAATCCGGGGGGATCCGCCAGTGGTGGACAACTCTTTGTTCGCACCGCCATTCTGGATGATGAAGCCTTTGAAGGATCCGAAACCTTCCGGCTCACCGCTACCAATACCGCTGGCACTCAGTACAACGGTACGGGCACCATCCGCGATGATGGCACGGGCCTGATTTTCAATAACAACGGCGTCAGCGACGGCAGCGCTAACGGTTCCGTTACCAAAGACGATGACCGCCCCCTCACGGTCAGTAGCCCCACGGTTAACGAAGCCTCACCCTTCATCATCTTTGAAGTGGGCGGAGCCGCAAACCAGTGGGTACAGCTTGCTCTCAACGGCGGCAGCGCCACCCTCGGCACCGACTTTGGCGATACCCTCCAATACTGGAACGGCACCGCCTGGGTGAATTACACCGCCAATAGCTTGATCCAACTGCCCAATAGCGGCCCGCTGCTGGTGCGTACCACCATCACCAATGATGGCACCTACGAAGGGGCCGAGAACTTTGGCCTCACCGCCACCAATACCGGGGGCGGCGTTACCCAGGGCATCGGTACCATCGTCGATGACGGCACCGGGGAGAAATTTACAGGCGATGTGGATGGTAATGGCAATCCGGTCAAGGAGACAACGGGACTAGACAACGACCTGCGGGTGGATGTGGTAGCCGCTGGCCCGGTCAACGAAGCCTCGCCCTATGCCTTCTTCACGGTGACGGGTACCGCTGGCGAAAACCTGTTCCTCACCCTCGGCAACACCGCTATCACCACCGACCAAGACGCCACCATCAGCGGCTTCACGGTGGAATACTCCATCGACGGCGGCACCACCTGGCTCACCTACAGCACCGGGGATGACGACTACTCCGTTCCGGTAATTCCTGGGAGTGGCAGCGTTTTAGTTCGGGTCAACATCGCCTCCGAATCCGACACAGTCTTTGAAGGCCCCGAAACCTTCACCCTCACGGGCAGCATCGCCACCGGGGCCGGAGCCACCAGTACCGCCACGACCACCATCGTCGATAACGGTACGGGGGTGAAATATCCCGGCACCCTCACAGGCAGCATTCCCACCACCGACACCACCAATCTGGACGACGACCGTGCCCTGGCAGTAAATAGCATCACCGTCAACGAAGCCTCACCCTTTGCGGTATTCACCGTCACGGGGGTCGCGGGTCAACAGGTGCAGCTTGCCCTGGCCAACGGTACGGCCACCAGCCCCGCTGACTTTGGCACCGCCCTGGAATACTGGAACGGCAGCGCTTGGGTGAGCTATACCCCTGGCAGCTTTGTGGCGATTCCGGCGGGGGGCACGACCCTGCTGGTGCGTAACCCGATTGTCAATGACGCCACCTTTGAAGGCCCCGAAACCTTCACCCTCACTGCCACCAACACGGGCGGGACGGGGAATAGCGGCACCGCCACCATCGTGGATAACGGCACTGGGGTGAAATTCCCCGGCACGGTGACGGGCGGCGTTCCCACCACCGACACCACCAACCTCGATGACGACCGTGCCCTGGCGGTAAACAGCATCACCGTCAACGAAGCCTCACCCTTTGCGGTATTCACCGTCACGGGGGTCGCGGGTCAACAGGTGCAGCTTGCCCTGGCCAACGGCACCGCCACCAGCCCCACTGACTTTGGCACCGCCCTGGAATATTGGAACGGCAGCGCTTGGGTGAGCTATACCCCTGGCAGCTTTGTGGCAATTCCGGCGGGGGGCACTACGCTACTGGTGCGTAACCCGATTGTCAATGACGCCACCTTTGAAGGCCCCGAAACCTTCACCCTCACTGCCACCAACACGGGCGGGACGGGGAATAGCGGCACCGCCACCATCGTGGATAACGGCACTGGGGTGAAATTCCCCGGCACGGTGACGGGCGGCGTTCCCACCACCGACACCACCAACCTCGATGACGACCGTGCCCTGGCGGTAAACAGCATCACCGTCAACGAAGCCTCACCCTTTGCGGTATTCACCGTCACGGGGGTCGCGGGTCAACAGGTGCAGCTTGCCCTCAGCGATGGCACCGCCACCAGCCCCGCTGACTTTGGTGCAGCGCTGGAATACTGGAACGGCAGCGCCTGGGTGAGCTATACCCCTGGCAGCTTTGTGGCAATTCCGGCGGGGGGCACTACGCTACTGGTGCGTAACCCGATTATCAATGACGCCACCTTTGAAGGCCCCGAAACCTTCACCCTCACCGCCACCAACACGGGCGGGACGGGCAACACAGGCACCGCCACCATCGTGGATAACGGCACCGGGGTGAAGTATCCCGGCACCCTCACGGGCGGCGTTCCCACCACCGACACCACCAACCTAGACGACGACCGAGAGTTTGGAGTCAGCAGCATTGTCGTTAATGAAGCCTCGCCCTACGCAGTCTTTACGATTACGGCGGAACCGGGTAAGCAGGTAACGCTTGCCCTCAGCGATGGCACCGCCACCAGTCCTGCCGACTTTGGTACCGCTCTGGAATACTGGAACGGCACGGCCTGGGTGAACTACACCGCTGGAACGTTGATCACCATTTCCGCCAGTCGCACGTTGCTGGTGCGGAATCCTCTGGTCAACGACACCACCTTTGAAGGCCCCGAAACCTTTACCCTCGCCGCCACCAATGACCTAGGGGCCGTGGTGACAGGCACCGCCACCATCGTAGATGACGGCACGGGGGTGAAATATCCCGGCACGGTGACGGGTGGACTGCCCACTGCCGACACCACCAATCTGGACGACGACCGGGAATTGGCGGTAAACAGCATCACCGTCAACGAAGCCTCGCCCTTTGCGGTGTTTACCGTCACAGGGGGAGCAGGCCAACAGGTGCAGCTTGCCCTCAGCGATGGCACGGCCACCAGCCCCGCTGACTTTGGCACCGCCCTGGAATACTGGAACGGCAGCGCCTGGGTGAGCTATGCCCCTGGCAGCTTTGTGGCGATTCCGGCGGGGGGCACGACCCTGCTGGTGCGGAACCCGATTATCAATGATGCCACCTTTGAAGGCCCCGAAACCTTCACCCTCACCGCCACCAACACGGGCGGGACGGGCAACACAGGCACCGCCACCATCGTGGATAACGGCACCGGGGTGAAGTATCCCGGCACAGTAACGGGCGGCGTTCCCACCACCGACACCACCAACCTCGACGACGACCGGGAATTGGGCGTTAACAATATCACCGTTAATGAAGGATCGCCCTACGCGGTGTTTACCGTTACGGGGGAAGCGGGCAAGGGCATCACCCTGGCTTTGGTCGATGGTGCGGCCAAGATCTCGGATGACTACGGCCCAGGGCTGGAATACTGGAACGGCACCAGTTGGGAAAACTACAGCGCGGGTGCTGTCATCACCCTTCCCCTGAGCCGCACGCTGTTGGTACGCACGGCGATCCTCAACGACAGTATCTTTGAAGGCCCCGAGACCTTTAGCCTAACCGCGACGAATGATGTGGGCACGGTAGCAACAGGGACGGCCACCGTTGTGGATGACGGCACGGGAGTGAAGTTCCCAGACATGGCTCCCGACCCCAGTGGCAACCCCGTCACCAATACCACCAACCTTGACAACGACCTGCGGGTCAATGTGGCGGCGATTGGCCCAGTGAACGAAGCTTCGCCCTATGCCTTCTTTACCGTGACAGGTACCGTAGGCCAACCTCTTTCTCTGGCCCTGGGCAACACCGCCACCACCGCTGACAAAGACGCCACCATCGGCGGCTTTACGATGCAATACTCCACCGATGGCGGAGCCACCTGGCAGCTTTACAGTAAGCCGCCCATCATCCCCAGCAGCGGTACCGTTCTCGTCCGGGTAAATATCACCTCCGAGGCCGACACCACCTTTGAAGGGCCAGAAACCTTTACCCTCACGGGCCGCATCGCCACCGGAGCCGGAGCCACCAGTACCGCTACCGCCACCATCGTGGACAACGGTACAGGCTCCCGATACCCCGGCACCGTTACGGGGGGTGTTCCCAATCGCACAACTATTAACCTGGACGACGACCGCTTGCTGAGTGTCAACAACATTACGGTCAATGAAGCCTCGCCCTATGCGGTGTTTACCGTTACTGGGGCCACGGGGCAACAGGTGAAACTGGCCTTGGCGGGCGGCACCGCCACCCCCGGCGCAGACTTTGGCACCGCCCTGCAATACTGGAACGGCACTAGTTGGGTGAACTACACCGCCAACAGCTTTGTCCCCATTCCCCCTGGCGGCACCACCCTGCTGGTTCGCACCACCATCATCAACGACACCCTCTTTGAAGGGGCCGAAACCTTCCGGCTCACCGCCACCAACACCGGGGGCACAGGCCGCACGGGTACCGCCACCATCCGCGATGACGGGGCTGGGGTGAAATACCCTGGCACGGTCAGCGGCGGCGTGCCTGTGACCAACACCACGAATCTGGATAATGACAGCAGTCCGGTCAACGTCCCGCCTGTCACCGTGGGCACCATCGCCAATCGGACTAATAACGATGGTGCGACGATTGCTCCGCTGGACATTCGGAGCTTCTTCCGTGACCCCAATGGCGACAGGCTGACCTACAGTGTGCGGGGGCTACCCACGGGCCTCCGTCTGGATCCCGCAACGGGCATCATTAGTGGCACGATTAACCGCAGCGCCTCCCAGGGGGGAAGCAATGGGCTGTATACAACCGTCATCACCGCCAACGACGGCAAGGGCGGCACCACCAGCCAAACCTTTACCTGGCAGGTGAGCAACCCCCTCCCCATCGCCGTCAACGACCGGGCCAGCGTGACAGAAGACCGGGTGCTGCGGGCTACGGGCAACCTGATGGCCAATGACCGCGACCCCGATGGCGATCCGATTTCCGTGATCAATGTACGCGGGAATACGACGGGGCGAGTCGTGGGCACCTATGGCACCCTGGTTTGGGGAGCCAATGGCACCTATACCTACACCCTCAACAACGCCCTGGCCTCGGTGCAGCGGCTGGGGGCGGGGCAAACCGTCAATGATGTCTTTGCCTACACCATCCGCGACCGCGATGGCGGCACGGCGAGGGCTAACCTCACGGTGGCCGTCAACGGCACCAACGATGCCCCCTTACTTGACCTCAACGGCAGCCTAGCGGGGACAGGACACACCACCACCTACAATGCTGCGCTGGGGCGGGTGGCCATTGCGCCCACCACGGTTCGGATTACGGATGCCGACAGTCCTCGACTGGTCTCCGCTACCATCACCCTGACCAATCGGTTGAATGGTAATGCGGAACGGTTGGTGGCTGGGCTGCTTCCTCCAGGGATTACGGCCCGCGCCTACAACCCCACCACCGGACAACTGGTGCTCACCGGATCAGCAACCTTGGCAGCCTACCAAGCCGCCATTGCCGCCATCACTTACCAAAATACGGCCCTCTATCCCAGCCGTCAAAACCGCACGATTCAAGTGGTGGTTAACGACGGCAGGGCCAACAGTAACCTGGCCACCACCGTGGTGCGTTGGTCGAACGAATTTTATGGCACCAATGGCAATGACATCATCAACGGCAGCAGCGGCAGCATTAGCGGCCTCAGCAGCACCAACGTGTTCTATGCGGGCGGCGGCGATGACATCGTGAACGGCGGCAGCAATGTCGATCTGATCTACGGCGGCACGGGCAACGACATTCTCAACGGCGGCGGCGGCAATGACCGGGTCTATGGCGAAGCGGGTGACGACATCCTCAACGGCGGCACCGGAGACGACTACCTGAACGGCGGCACCGGGAATGACATCCTCAACGGCGGCAGCGGTAACGATACCCTGATTGGCGGTGCCGGGAATGACATCCTCAACGGCGGCAGCGGTAACGACATCCTCGTGGGCGGCCCCGGCAGTGATCGGCTGACCGGGGGCCAAGGACGCGACATCTTCCGATTCAACGCCGTCAGCGAGGGCCTAGATACGATCACCGACTTCGAGATTTTGCAGGATCGCATTGATCTCAGTCAGATTGCGGGACTGCGCTGGGGCAATGTCGGCTTCCAGCAGCGCGGATCAGATACCCTGCTCTCGGTGACAATGGGTGGACAAAATCAACCTTTGGCCACCCTGCTGAATGTCAACGCCAACACCCTAACGGCGCAGCACGTTATCCTCCCTGGCCAAGTCTAA